In the genome of Botrytis cinerea B05.10 chromosome 5, complete sequence, one region contains:
- the Bcsec18 gene encoding Bcsec18 — MNLRNNLFGSGPRTTREQPPAGYGRAPAPSREDTAMGGYDGNGYAGRPEKSPMTSPRQAMPMRQPVGGRGPMSPRRAQLNIAKVEDKTKANQYIFGNLSAVSPMDFPPNQDGSDIYLILNGMFVVTARPLDGFPPGCISLSDPQRTWCNVGMLDRINAETYDPFYQGPQAYLGALDVEVGFASAKKFTDVPYDQDELASVFIKWFENQVFAPGQRLLMDHKNVPLSFLVKTVQLSDLSMEKNAEPSPTVSAPQARGILVRTTPITFYKDSKSPIKLKGSSKRPAANSIIAPDFKFENMGIGGLDTEFSAIFRRAFASRIFPPGLIEKLGIQHVKGILLFGPPGTGKTLIARQIGKMLNSREPKVINGPEVLNKYVGQSEENIRKLFADAEKEYKEKGDESGLHIIIFDELDAVCKQRGSGSGGGTGVGDSVVNQLLSKLDGVDQLNNILLIGMTNRMDMIDDALLRPGRLEVHMEISLPDEAGRAQILKIHTSKMLKNDVMDTDVDVAELAHLTKNFSGAEIGGLVKSASSFAFNRHVKVGTVAGVSDDIENMKVNRGDFMHALDEVKPAFGVSEEELEGAMAAGILPFSRHIDTILKDGRLFIDLVKQSQTTSLLSVLLHGPPGSGKTALAAAIAKSSEFPFIKLVSAENMVGFGDAQKIQYLNKVFMDAYKSPQNIVVIDNIERIIEWVPIGPRFSNAVLQALMVLLTKQPPNQRRLLIIGTTSQRSVLKQLDLQPIFNRELAVPNVNTFSELATILREVQAFDNEGDLQESLNQLKQYTESDSVGVGIKKVLLAVGEAKQERGSVPARFADIMEQLIASGRD; from the exons ATGAATCTCCGCAACAACCTATTTGGCTCGGGCCCAAGAACGACAAGAGAACAGCCGCCAGCAGGTTATGGCAGAGCTCCAGCACCTTCCCGGGAAGACACTGCTATGGGTGGTTACGATGGAAACGGCTATGCGGGACGTCCAGAAAAGTCTCCTATGACCTCTCCAAGACAAGCTATGCCGATGAGACAACCTGTTGGTGGCAGAGGCCCAATGTCTCCCCGAAGAGCACAACTCAATATCGCCAAAGTCGAAGATAAAACAAAGGcgaatcaatatatttttggcAATTT GTCCGCTGTATCTCCTATGGACTTTCCACCCAACCAGGACGGATCAGATATATATCTCATATTGAATGGCATGTTTGTTGTTACTGCAAGGCCATTGGATGGCTTCCCTCCAGGATGCATAAGTTTATCGGATCCACAACGAACATGGTGTAATGTCGGAATGCTAGATCGAATAAATGCTGAAACATACGATCCTTTTTACCAAGGCCCACAAGCTTACCTTGGAGCTCTAGACGTCGAGGTCGGATTTGCCTCCGCGAAGAAGTTTACAGACGTACCTTACGACCAAGATGAGTTGGCTAGTGTGTTCATCAAGTGGTTCGAGAACCAAGTCTTTGCTCCTGGTCAAAGGTTGTTAATGGATCACAAAAATGTCCCTTTGTCATTTCTTGTTAAAACTGTCCAACTGTCTGATTTGAGCATGGAGAAAAATGCCGAACCGTCTCCAACTGTCAGCGCTCCACAAGCTCGGGGTATTCTAGTTAGAACGACTCCTATCACATTCTATAAGGATTCAAAATCGCCCATTAAGTTGAAGGGATCGAGTAAGCGGCCGGCCGCTAATTCTATCATTGCGCCGGACtttaaattcgaaaatatggGTATTGGAGGTCTAGATACAGAGTTCAGTGCTATTTTCCGAAGAGCTTTCGCTTCTCGTATTTTCCCCCCTGGTTTAATCGAGAAATTGGGCATCCAGCACGTGAAAGGTATTCTTCTGTTTGGCCCTCCTGGTACCGGAAAGACGCTCATTGCCCGTCAAATTGGAAAAATGTTGAATTCAAGAGAGCCGAAGGTCATAAACGGTCCTGAAGTGCTTAATAAATACGTTGGTCAATCCGAAGAAAATATCCGAAAGCTTTTTGCCGATGCCGAAAAGGAGTACAAGGAAAAGGGAGACGAGAGTGGTCttcatatcatcattttcGACGAATTGGATGCCGTTTGCAAACAAAGAGGAAGTGGATCAGGTGGCGGAACTGGTGTTGGCGACAGTGTGGTCAATCAACTGTTGTCTAAGCTTGATGGTGTTGACCAGCTCAATAACATTCTACTTATTGGAATGACCAATCGTAtggatatgattgatgacGCGCTTCTCAGACCCGGACGTTTAGAAGTTCACATGGAAATTTCCCTGCCAGATGAAGCTGGCAGAGCACAAATTCTTAAGATTCATACGTCCAAGATGTTAAAGAATGATGTCATGGATACAGATGTCGATGTTGCTGAACTTGCTCATCTAACCAAGAACTTCTCGGGAGCTGAAATTGGTGGTCTCGTCAAGTCAGCTTCATCATTTGCTTTCAATCGACACGTCAAAGTTGGCACTGTAGCAGGTGTTAGCGATGATATCGAAAACATGAAGGTCAACAGAGGTGATTTTATGCATGCTCTTGACGAAGTCAAACCCGCGTTCGGTGTGTCTGAAGAAGAGCTCGAAGGCGCCATGGCAGCAGGTATCCTGCCTTTCAGCAGGCACATTGATACCATTCTCAAAGATGGCCGTCTATTCATAGATCTCGTAAAACAGTCACAAACGACGTCTCTTCTCTCAGTACTTCTTCATGGACCCCCTGGTTCTGGAAAGACTGCCCTCGCAGCAGCCATTGCCAAGAGTTCAGAATTTCCCTTCATCAAGCTTGTTTCCGCCGAGAATATGGTTGGATTTGGTGATGCACAAAAAATCCAATATCTCAACAAAGTCTTTATGGATGCATACAAATCTCCTCAGAATATTGTTGTTATAGACAATATTGAGCGTATTATCGAATGGGTTCCTATTGGTCCCCGATTCTCAAATGCAGTACTACAGGCCCTCATGGTTCTGCTCACCAAACAACCACCAAAT CAACGTCGTCTCTTGATTATAGGTACTACATCTCAACGAAGCGTCCTCAAACAACTAGACCTCCAACCCATCTTCAACCGTGAACTTGCTGTCCCTAACGTGAATACTTTCAGCGAACTAGCAACTATCTTACGAGAAGTCCAAGCGTTTGACAATGAAGGCGATTTGCAAGAGTCGTTGAATCAGCTAAAACAATACACGGAAAGCGATAGTGTAGGCGTGGGTATCAAGAAGGTGCTTTTGGCGGTTGGGGAGGCGAAGCAGGAGAGAGGTAGTGTACCAGCCAGGTTTGCGGATATTATGGAACAGTTGATTGCTAGTGGGCGGGATTAG
- the Bcspb4 gene encoding Bcspb4 — protein sequence MAIEGEKKKDPRAWDALTPSLAEWVLDAISSMGFEKMTPVQASTIPLFMGNKDVVVEAVTGSGKTLSFLIPVVEKLLRLEEPLKKHHVGAIIVSPTRELATQIHSVLTSLLKFHEPSAEALQPLEEGEKRKPSSTLRVIPQLLLGGTTTPAQDLSRFLKNSPNLLISTPGRLLELLSSPHVHCPQSSFEVLVLDEADRLLDLGFKDDLQKILGRLPKQRRTGLFSASVSEAVGEIVRVGLRNPVKIAVKVKGAGGGDKMTPASLQMSYLLTPPTHKFPALLSLLSQLEPTPQKSIIYLSTCAAVDYFQPLLEAVLPKQFGLVSLHGKHPPNVRQRNFSKYVAAVSPTILLTTDVAARGLDIPQVDLVVQIDPPSDPKVFLHRCGRAGRAGRKGLSVIFLQPGREEDYIPFLEIRKTPITPLKRPEISTTGEAAKILISKMRKEVLSDRALYDKGQRAFVSWVQAYSKHQASSIFRVADLDWTDLGNAWALVRLPKMPELKKWEGDKTLGIKLDMSEYAYKDKIREKARRVAMEEAKNAGPYVPTEEQIAKKKQREAWSQKHEKQDLKELKREKKKRKREIERLEKMTDEEKKEEQAKEKELQDLIEQVKKRKIEDDADVEFEGFAD from the exons ATGGCGATTGAGGgcgagaaaaagaaagaccCAAGAGCTTGGGATGCTCTCACGCCTTCATTGGCGGAATGGGTATTAGATGCCATCTCTTCAATGGGGTTCGAAAAAATGACTCCAGTACAAGCATCTACCATTCCCCTGTTTATGGGGAACAAAGATGTCGTTGTTGAG GCTGTTACAGGTAGTGGGAAAACTTTGTCCTTTTTGATACCTGTTGTGGAAAAGTTGCTGCGATTGGAGGAACCTCTTAAGAAACACCATGTAGGAGCTATAATTGTCTCCCCAACTCGAGAGCTTGCGACCCAAATCCATTCGGTCCTCACATCTTTACTCAAATTTCACGAGCCATCTGCGGAAGCACTGCAACCATTGGAGGAAGGCGAGAAACGAAAGCCTTCATCTACCTTGAGAGTAATCCCACAACTTCTACTTGGGGGCACAACTACTCCGGCGCAAGACCTCAGCAGATTTCTTAAGAATAGTCccaatcttctcatctcgACACCCGGTAGATTACTAGAACTGCTTTCATCTCCGCATGTTCATTGCCCACAATCTTCGTTCgaggttttggttttggacGAAGCAGATAGGTTATTGGATCTAGGTTTCAAGGATGATTTACAGAAGATTCTCGGTCGCCTACCAAAGCAGAGGAGGACGGGTCTTTTCAGTGCCAGTGTCAGTGAAGCAGTAGGAGAGATAGTTAGGGTTGGTCTGAGGAATCCAGTGAAAATCGCTGTGAAGGTTAAAGGGGCTGGAGGGGGGGATAAGATGACCCCTGCGAGTCTTCAAATGTCTTACCTACTGACTCCACCAACCCACAAGTTTCCTGCGTTGCTATCTTTACTATCACAGCTTGAACCAACTCCTCAGAAATCTATCATCTATCTTTCGACTTGCGCTGCCGTCGATTACTTCCAACCTTTACTTGAGGCAGTATTGCCTAAACAATTTGGCTTAGTTTCCTTACATGGCAAGCACCCACCTAACGTAAGGCAAagaaatttctcaaaatatgTCGCAGCAGTCAGCCCGACGATACTTCTCACTACAGATGTTGCCGCAAGAGGTCTCGACATACCTCAGGTCGACTTAGTAGTACAAATCGATCCACCGTCAGACCCGAAAGTGTTCCTTCACAGATGCGGAAGAGCGGGTCGAGCTGGGCGAAAAGGATTGAGTGTGATTTTCCTACAACCAGGACGCGAGGAAGATTATATCCCGTTTCTCGAGATCCGTAAAACCCCAATTACACCCCTGAAACGGCCTGAAATCAGCACGACTGGTGAGGCTGCTAAGATTCTCATTTCAAAGATGCGCAAAGAAGTTCTCTCAGATCGTGCTCTTTATGATAAAGGACAACGTGCGTTTGTCAGTTGGGTTCAGGCGtattcaaaacatcaagCAAGTAGTATATTTAGAGTTGCAGATCTTGACTGGACTGACCTGGGCAATGCTTGGGCACTTGTAAGGTTACCAAAAATGCCTGAACTAAAGAAGTGGGAAGGTGACAAAACCTTGGGCATCAAATTAGATATGTCTGAGTATGCATATAAAGATAAGATCAGAGAGAAAGCCAGAAGAGTAGCGATGGAGGAAGCGAAGAATGCCGGGCCATATGTACCAACTGAAGAGCAAAtagcaaagaagaagcaaagagAAGCTTGGAGTCAGAAACACGAGAAGCAAGATCTCAAAGAGTTGAAgcgagaaaagaagaagagaaagagagagatcGAAAGACTGGAAAAGATGACAgacgaagaaaagaaagaagagcaagcaaaggagaaagaattaCAGGATTTGATAGAGCAGgtgaaaaagagaaagatcgaggatgatgctgatgttgagtttgaggGTTTTGCTGATTAG
- the Bcdgk1 gene encoding Bcdgk1, whose amino-acid sequence MSRSFSDIPATPRVISPSPTPSELSQNGEYFGPMTRSARKRLSAQTLPIDEGIDEGETDPEDSAIELDRSRTRSRSPLKSRKAATSTVKNTKKSSKPTDNVRPEETNGTNGKASNGHLSPTSARSGWSWRDFSRSPSPLGLIPIHRQWRSFVHRHEIPRKALHVSIGFFTIWLYISGVQTNAITPYLMGALIPIATVDYVRHNYPAFNGLYVRLLGAFMRETEYDGWNGVIWYLLGAWIVLGFFPKDVGVMGILLLSWCDTAASTFGRAYGRYTPRLRRGKSLAGSLAAFGVGVVTAAVFWGWLAPRTGPFPDDLDWPFMFSGDLTLPAGIRDLIGLNEAQSVISGGLALGIMSVWTGFTAAASEVVDIFGWDDNLTIPVLSGIGMWGFLKIFG is encoded by the coding sequence ATGTCGAGATCATTTTCAGATATCCCGGCCACTCCGCGTGTCATATCTCCGTCTCCAACCCCGTCGGAACTATCTCAAAATGGAGAGTATTTTGGACCTATGACCAGATCTGCGAGAAAGAGGCTGTCAGCGCAGACGCTCCCAATAGATGAAGGAATAGACGAGGGTGAAACAGACCCCGAGGACTCAGCTATTGAGTTGGATAGATCCAGGACAAGGAGCCGAAGTCCTCTGAAATCTCGAAAAGCAGCAACTTCCACAGTAAAGAATACGAAAAAGTCTTCCAAGCCTACAGATAATGTCCGTCCAGAAGAAACAAATGGTACAAATGGAAAGGCGTCAAATGGGCACCTGTCCCCCACCAGCGCAAGATCAGGCTGGAGCTGGAGAGACTTTAGCAGAAGCCCTAGTCCTTTGGGACTCATACCTATTCACAGACAATGGAGGTCGTTCGTACATCGCCACGAAATACCAAGAAAAGCGTTGCACGTTTCCATTGGATTCTTCACGATTTGGCTTTATATATCTGGTGTACAAACAAATGCTATTACACCTTACCTAATGGGTGCCCTTATACCCATAGCAACCGTTGATTATGTCCGACATAATTACCCGGCTTTTAACGGTTTATATGTGCGGTTACTTGGGGCTTTTATGCGGGAAACCGAGtacgatggatggaatggtgTCATCTGGTATTTACTTGGCGCGTGGATCGTTCTTGGATTCTTTCCGAAAGATGTCGGTGTAATGGGAATACTTCTTTTGAGCTGGTGTGATACAGCGGCGAGTACTTTTGGGCGGGCCTATGGTAGATATACTCCACGGTTAAGACGTGGTAAATCACTTGCTGGGTCTCTCGCTGCATTCGGCGTTGGCGTGGTCACCGCAGCCGTGTTTTGGGGATGGTTAGCACCTAGAACCGGCCCCTTTCCCGATGATCTGGACTGGCCCTTTATGTTCTCGGGAGATTTGACCCTTCCTGCGGGAATCCGGGATCTTATTGGTTTGAATGAGGCTCAAAGCGTCATTTCTGGGGGGTTGGCTTTAGGTATAATGAGTGTTTGGACGGGTTTCACGGCGGCAGCTAGTGAGGTGGTAGACATATTTGGGTGGGATGACAACTTGACCATCCCGGTACTCAGTGGGATTGGCATGTGGggatttttgaagatatttggTTAG